AATTAGAGTTAcaatgtatatatacatatataaatttgcattttttgccctttttaacaATACTtcattcagttgctgctctcttatttgctgctgcaacaaaacaatttccctcacaggattaatgaagtatttctattctattctgttctaaACCTTACAAGACATAACTACAAAAGGTAAAACTACAGCCAAACGCTTGAGATTGTATGTAATTAACAGGCATCAAAAGAGGAATCGAGCAGTTTGGAGCCTCCACTGAATGGGAACTGATATCTGATCCTCATTCATACCACTGGAGGCTCCGTGCAGCTCCTGACAGAGCAGCTCTCACCATGTTATGTTTGAGGATTCTCTGGACCACAGGAGTGAACACTTCAATCACGACCATCGACCGCGGCCGCTCCCGACAGTGCTGCAACACACAGGAGCGCCCGTCAACAGGAAGCGCTTTTAAATGCTTACAACCATTATTCTTTACTACAGAAACCAAAGGCTTCACCTCACCTTACAGAAGAACTCACACAGGTCAGGTGGTGGGTGGTTGTTTTCCAGAAGAGGAGCGATggcctgaacacacacacacacacacacagaaagatggATGAACATTTTCATATCCTCTCTTTTATTTATCCTGGCTGGAAGCCAGCAGTAGATCTGGGCTGTCAGGTGCAGGAGACTTTTAAATATAAGCTCAAAGGAGAGCGACAGACATCTCTCAACATTAAACTCTTCTGTTCTGCCCAGATACAGCCATGTGGACGTCAAcagaaacaaccacaaacacgCAAATACACAAGTTCAACATGAACAAATTCACCAgaatctgtatttttcttcagtttaaagATCAAAACAACAGGAGGCTTCACTCCAGCAAGTCAATGATTAACTTCAGTCTGACATCGAATATCAATTTATCATACTCACCACAATAATGTTCTCATGATCCTGAGTGCTGAGATTAGAGTTCTGCAGGAagataaagaggagaaaaatgatTAATGGTGAGCGTGGAGGAACATTAAAAAGTGGAATTTTAGTTTATGGTCAATATTAGGATTAGTCTTTTGTTTAGGTCAGAATAAGAGTTACAATCATTTATAGTTGACAGGGAGGTTCCTGCTTTATACTTAGGATGCAcaacaaaatctgcaaatcATTGTTACTGGTCAATATCTGATTTAAAATGCACAGTCATAATTGCTAGAAATGcttcttcttattttgcacaatgaacgaatgaatattacatacatctGCTGGTGCAACATCACAaaaagagtatgcataatataatgttaattccactacagacgATACtcgatgatcactaaaattaggtgaggaaaaaatgtggatatatcgacctgtacaataactcacctctgtctgtgCTTTAAACTCCggtcttagctccatgtcactctgcactgctgactttatttatatttatatttattcagatactgttccgcactttacacatgtatatatgtatatatgtacagtctcttagttttttttaggtttttttaagcatattcctttatattctattaataatgtgtgctctttattctctgttcttactgtatggcgctgctacatcccaatttctcagttttgagatcaataaagtacatctatctatctatctatctatctatctatatcggTATCTgttatcggccaaatgagttgttatatatcggataccctaagaaaaaaaattccaatattgtgcatcctaataagtaattaaaaaatgtttaacatttgctgctttttgcgTCTCTCTGTTCTATAcaattgtgtgtgtatatatatgtacagtatatatagatagatcaatatagatatagatatagatatatatagtttgtatgttgttttttatgatttggatTGGGTTtgtaatagataaataaataaataaggatgAAAGTGACAATAGAAAAGGAaagatttaaggacttttcttgGCTTTTGTGATAATTCTAGGTTTTTAAGacgtttcttttattttaggatgttagggGCTCAGTGAGGACCTGTGTTAGGGGGATGTggtggatcctccactggcactttttttgataaactagctctaatattatgttttttgcactctggcaccttatgtatactaaaagtgcaTGAAGGATTCACAGTGCAAATCACctgatttttattgtgaattagaaa
This DNA window, taken from Plectropomus leopardus isolate mb unplaced genomic scaffold, YSFRI_Pleo_2.0 unplaced_scaffold1716, whole genome shotgun sequence, encodes the following:
- the LOC121964782 gene encoding C-Maf-inducing protein-like, with the translated sequence MALTSPLQDESIHQAPLHIISTLLAENSNLSTQDHENIIVAIAPLLENNHPPPDLCEFFCKHCRERPRSMVVIEVFTPVVQRILKHNMVRAALSGAARSLQ